In Gemmatimonadota bacterium, the DNA window CGGTCTTGGCGCTTTCCGAGCGGCTCGATAGTGAGCGCATCAAGCACGTTCAACGCGAGACGACGCGCCGAGCGTGCTCCTCCAGGGCCGCAAGGAGGTGTTCGTTCGGCGGCGGCGGATCGGAGAGCGCCTCGAAGAACCGCGCCGCATCGTCGCGGGCGAGCGCGATGATCTCGTGACGTCGAACGGCCTTCTC includes these proteins:
- a CDS encoding DUF1778 domain-containing protein, whose amino-acid sequence is MAQTDTVRSERINLRLSETAKRRIEQAASVEGKTVSAFIVSSALENAEKAVRRHEIIALARDDAARFFEALSDPPPPNEHLLAALEEHARRVVSR